The Deltaproteobacteria bacterium genome contains the following window.
CTGTGTTCTCTGTACTACTAACGTTCAAATTCTGAAAATTTTGTTAAGATTATTTATAAAGAATTTTATCTGGGTTTATTTGCGTTCATCCCTGTTCTAAGTTGTTTTTTGTTCTAAAGATTTGATGATAGCTCTGTGAGCTCTGTGCCCTCTGTGGCTAATGGTTTTTGTTTGCGGCTCTGCCGCGCTGCGACCTCTGTGGCTAAAAAATCTGGGGAGAAGAAATTGAAAAAGATTCTTCTGGGTAATGAGGCTATCGCCCGCGGGCTGCTGGAGAACGGCTGCTCCTTCGCCGCCTCCTACCCCGGAACCCCGGCTTCGGAAATTCTCTCTTCTTTCCTGCAGATGGCCAAGGCTGAAAAGACTCCGGCTATAGGGGAATGGTCCATCAATGAAAAGGTGGCTTACGAGACGGCTCTATCCGTCAGCTATGCCGGAGGTCGCGCGGCGGTAAGCATGAAACAGGTCGGCCTGAACGTGGCCTGTGATCCTCTCATGAGTTCGGCTTACACCGGAGTTAAGGGGGGCTTTTTGGTTATCTCGGCCGATGATCCAGGCCCCCATAGCTCCCAGACCGAGCAGGACAGCCGGATGATGGCCATGATGGCCAAGATTCCTGTCCTGGATCCTTCCACCCCCCAGGAAGCCAAAGAGATGATCCGGGTTGCCTATCAAATATCCGAGGAGTTCGAGATCCCGGTTATGCTCAGACCTACCACCCGGATTTGTCATTCCAGGCAAGGGATGGCTCTGGAAGCAATTCCCGCTCCCTCGTTGGCTTCCGGCTTTTCCAAAGACCCCCAGCGCTGGGCAGCCACGCCGAGATACCGTTATACCCTACATCATCAGTTGAACCAAAAGATCGAAGCCATCGCCGCCAAATTCGGAGAAGATTCTTATCAGCGGATACTGGGAAGCAGCAATGCCCGCCAATGCATCATCTCTTCCGGAGTTGCGCTCGCCCATACTTATGACACTCTTAAAGAACTGAATCTGGAGGATCAAATTGCTCTTTATCAGGTGAAGATGCCCTACCCTTTGCAAGTTCAGACTATTCTTGATGAACTCGTTCCTTTTGAAAAGATCCTCGTGATCGAAGAAACCTCCCCCGTGATTGAGCTGCAATTAGCCATGCGCGGCCGCATCAAAGGAAGGCTCGATGGTTCGATCCCCCCTCAGGGAGAACTCATCCCGGATGTCCTGGTTCAGAGCATCAGCAATTTCGCTCAGATTCCCGAAGAAAAAAAGGCCCCTATCCCTGGTAAGGCCAGACGCCCTACGCTTTGCCCCGGATGCCCGCACCGGGCTGCATTTTACGCCATCCGCCAAGCCCTGCCCCAGGGAATCTACCCCAGCGACATCGGTTGTTATACCTTGGGGCTGAACTTGGGGGCGGTAGACACTGTCCTTTGCATGGGAGCGGCCATCAGCCAGGCCGCCGGCTTATACCACGCCTACCGGATGAAAGGGGAAGTTCCCCCCATTGTGGCCACCATTGGCGATTCCACCTTCTACCACGCTGGAATCCCTGCCCTGATCAACGCTGTTCATAATGGGGCGAAATTCATCCTGCTCATCCTGGATAATTTCACCACGGCCATGACCGGTAACCAACCAACCCCCGGGCTGGAGCTTCTGGCCGATGGCCGGCGGGGAAAAGCGGTGGCCATTGAGGATTTAGTCAGGGCGAGCGGAGTGCCAAGCCTCACGATCATCGACCCGTACCAGCTCGAAGAGATAACCCGGGCTATAAAGGAAGCGGATAAAGTAACCCGTTCCGAAAATGGAGGGATTTCCGTAATCATATCCCGGCACCCGTGCCTAATGACCCCGGGCGCAGGGAAAAAGCAGCAATCTTACGGCATGCAAATTACCGAGGATTGTATTGCCTGCGAAATTTGCTTCCGGGATTTCGAGTGCCCGGCGATCGGCCTTGACCAGGAATCGGGCAGGGCCAGGATCGACCCAAACCTCTGTTCGGGATGTGGCGTATGCGCGCAGGTCTGCCCGCAGGAAGCGATTAAAAGAATTTAAATCTTTGCCACAGAGGTCACAGAGATCACAGAGAAAATAAAATAGTCAAGAATATGTTAGAGGGTTAATAATAATTTATTAAGTCGATACCGAAAAGGATTTATTCTGCGCATTTTTAACTCTGTGTCCTCTGTGACCTCTGTGGCAGATTATGTTTTTAAATGAAAGGTTTTTTATGAATATGCAGATCGCTATTACGGGAAGGGGTGGGCAGGGAGTATTATTCCTAACCCGGATTCTTGCGGAATGTGCCCTGAGATTGGGGGTTGAGGTGATCGCCTCGGAAACCCATGGAATGGCCATCCGCGGAGGATCGGTAATTTCTACCCTGAAAGTCGGGTCCTATCGAGGTCCCCTGATCCGCAGCGGTCAGGCAGACCTGATTCTGGCCCTGGATGAAGGATCCGTCGATACCTACGCCCATCTCCTGGCTCCCCATGGTGCGCTGATTCTTAACACCCCCAGGTCGAGTTCCTCTCCTGCCATCGATGCCACGGGGATGGCTGCTGGAATCGGCTCCCCCCTTATGGCCAATTTGATCCTTTTAGGTTTTGCCCTAAAGTTTAAAAAATTATTTTGCGATTATTCTCTCGCTGAGTCGGTGACCAAAGCCATATCCCCGGAGCGGTTCCGGGAAGCCAACCTGAACGCCTTGCAACTTGGTTATTCTGCCAGCGATCCGGAAGGGGACGGATGACTCTTTCCCTGCAGCTTTTTCAGTTCATTCTTTCCGGCTTGACCACAGGGAGCACCTACGCTCTGATCGCCATCGGTTTCTCCCTCATCCACAACGCCACCGGCATCGTCAACTTTGCCCAGGGCGAATTCGTCATGCTCGGTGGAATGTTCATGATCACCTTCTACAGCTTTCTAAAACTTCCCATGCTTCCGGCTTTTATCCTGACCGTCTTTTCCGTGGCGGCAGTCGGCCTGCTTTTGGAAATCGGACCCATCCGCCGGGCCAAGTCAAAGGAAATCCTCATCCTGGTCATGATCACGGTCGGAGCTTCCATCTCCATCAAAGGCCTGTCCATGATCCTCTGGGGAAAAAACCCCATGACTCTCCCCCCATTTTCCGGCGAGGCTCCCCTGTTCTTTTACGGAGCGGTAATCATGCCCCAGAGTATCTGGATCTTCGGGATCACGGTTGGCGTAGTGTTCGCCCTAAACTATTTCTTCAAGAGAACCATGACGGGGAAAGCCATGCGGGCAGTGGCCGCCAGCCGGAGATCCGCGATGCTGACGGGAATCCCGGTTGACCGCATGATCCTTCTTTCTTTCACGCTCAGCGGCGCGCTGGGGGCGGTGGCCGGGATGATCCTCACCCCCATTACCACCACTTCCTATGACGTGGGCGTCATGTTGGGGCTGAAGGGTTTTTCCGCCGCGATCCTGGGCGGATACGGGTCCATGCCCGGTGCCGTGGCCGGAGGCCTTCTCCTGGGTGTTTTTGAATCCCTGGGCGCCGGACTGATCTCTTCGGAATATAAAGACGCCGTGGCCTTTTTGGTGTTGCTGATCATTCTTTTTCTCAAACCCAGCGGAATCCTGGGCAGGGGAAGGCTAAGAAGGGTCTGAAGAAAATCGATGGGAACGAAAAACAAAATTTACTTGCTTATCTTCACCCTGATTATTTTGACGATCCCGGCTGCCCTGCAGAATAATTACCATCTGATGGTGCTCAACGTGGCTGCCTTAAACATCATCGTCGTCATCGGCCTTAACCTGCTCATTGGGTATGCCGGCCAGATCTCGCTCGGCCACGCCGCTTTTTTTGGGCTGGGGGCCTATCTTTCGGCCATTTTTACGGTCACTTTCGGACTCCCCCTCTGGCCCGCGATCATCCTGGCCATGGCCATCACGGGAATGATTGCCTTTGCCATCGGCATTCCCACCTTGAAACTGGAAGGTCATTATTTAGTCATGGCCACCCTCGGGTTCAACATCATTATCTACATTGTCATGATCCAGCTTGAGACCGTAACCGGTGGACCATCGGGTTTTGCCGGGATTCCCCGCCTTAAGATCGCCGGGTTTGTTTTTGACTCGGACCTGAAAATCTATTATCTCCTGTGGGCCGTATCCAGCGGGGTTCTGCTGCTCGCTCTCAATCTGATCCATTCCAGGGTCGGAAGGGCCATGGCCGCGTTGAGCCATAATGAGATCGCCGCCCGGTGCGCGGGCATTGACACGGAAAACTACAAGGTAAAAATCTTTGTCATCAGCGCAGCTCTGGCATCTTTGGCCGGAAGCCTTTATGCCCATTACCTTACCTTCATCAGCCCGGGCACTTTCAGCTTTTTCTATTCCATTCAGGTCGTCACCATGGTTTTGATCGGAGGGATAGGTTCTCTCTGGGGGTCTGTTTTAGGAGCTATTTTGTTGACCATCCTCCCGGAAATTCTTCATGCCGCCAAGGAATACAATGTGCTCATTTATGGAATCATTCTCATGGTTGTTTTAATATTCTTTCCCCAGGGCCTCTTTCCTGGGATCGCCAGGGTTTTCCAAAAGAGAAAAATGGATGGCCAAGCGGAATTTTAAGATTCTGCAATTTACGAACAGGCTCTTGATGCTAGAGAAAGCTTTGCCAGAAGATAAAACGATTCTTGAAATTCGAGAAATCACGCTGCGGTTTGGGGGTCTGGAAGCTTTGAATGGTCTTTCCTTCTCCATCGCCTCGCACCAGATCGTCTCCATCATCGGACCGAATGGGGCGGGCAAGACCACTCTCCTCAACGCCATCAGCGGAGTTTATCCCTTGGATTCTGGGGAGATTTTTTTCCGGGGGATGCCCATTTCCAGGTTGAAATCCTTCCAGATTGCCGCCCTGGGAGTCAACCGCACCTTCCAGCAGGCGCAACTTTTTTCCAACATGACGGTCCTGGAAAACGTCATGGTAGGAATGCATCCCAGGACCAAATCCGGTTTCTTGGGCGGAATGCTCCACCTGGCCGACGAACGGCGCGAGGAAAAAAAGATCCAGGAAAAAGCGAAAACGTTGCTGAATTTTTTTGGCCTCCTGGCCAAAGCAGATTGGATGGCTGGACACATCTCCATCGCGGAGCAAAAACGTCTGGAAATTTGCCGCGCCATGGCCGGCGAGCCGGAACTTTTACTTTTGGACGAACCTGTGGCCGGCTTGAATATTCGGGAAACCGAAGCCATGGGAGATTTGATCATCCAATTGAAAAAAACGGGCCAGACGATCATTTTGGTAGAACATAATATGCACTTAGTTATGGGTATCTCCGACTGGCTGATCGTTCTGCATCATGGTTCCAAGATCGGCGAAGGCCACCCGGAAGAGATGCAGAAGGACATTCGGGTTGTGGAAGCATACCTGGGAGCATAGGTTACGGATTGCAGATTTCGGATTGCGGAATGCGGAATGAATAGTTCGGAGTAATGAGTTCGGAATAATAAGCTGAGAGCTTTTATTATGTTGAAAATTAAAAACATCGACGCCTTTTTCGGAAAAATCCAGGTTTTGCGCCGGGTATCGCTCCACGTCGAGGCGGGGGAGATCGTATCCCTCATCGGGGCCAACGGGGCGGGGAAAACCACTTTACTGAACGTCATCTCCGGCCTGCACCCATCGCGGAATGGAAGCAGGGTTTTCCTAGATGTAGAAACCCGGGGGCTGAAGCCGGAAAAAATCGTGGCCCTGGGCATCCTCCAGGTCCCCGAGACCGAAAAAGTCTTCAACCCTCTTACCGTCCTGGAAAATCTGGAACTCGGTGCTTACCTCAGGAGCCAGGATCGGGGCCAATTGATGGAAGAGATGGAACAAGTATATCAGCTTTTTCCCATCCTGCGGGATCGTAAAGACCAGCTGGCCGGAACGCTCTCCGGTGGGGAACGGCAAATGCTGGCCTTAGGAAAGGCCCTCATGGGCCAGCCCAAATTGCTTATGCTCGATGAGCCTTCTCTGGGCCTGGCCCCCACGGTCGTCTCCGAAATTTTCCGCATCATCCAGTCGCTGAATAAGAGAGGAATAACCATCTTGCTGGTCGAACAAAACGCCAAAGAAGCTCTGCGGATTTGCCGCCGGGCTTATGTCCTGGACACAGGCCGGATCCTTCTGACCGGAACCGGGGAAGAACTTCTCAACAATGAGGAAGTAAAGAGGGCTTTTTTAGGCAAAGATTACAAGGGCAAATGGGAAAGGTAAGCGGGAGGTGGATATGCCCATATTCAATCCGGACGTTGAAACCAGGGAGCGGAAAGAACTTCTCGAGTTTCAGAATGAAAGGCTGCAGATCGTAGTCAACCAGACGTATTCCCGTGTGGATTTTTATCGAAAAAAATTCGATGAGGCAAGGGTGAATCCGGATGACATCAAGAACCTTGAAGACCTGAAAAGGATCCCTTTCACCACCCGCAAGGATCTGATGGATAATTATCCTTATGGGATGTTTGCCGTCCCCCTGCGTGATGTGGTCCGCCTGCAGTTTCCCATGGGGCTTTATGGTAACCCCATCGTCATCGGCTATACCCGGCAGGACCTGAAAATCTGGCGGGAACTCGTGGCGCGGATCATGGTCGGGATTGGTATAACCGAGCATGACATTATCCAGGTAGCTTTCAACTACGGCCTTTTTTTTGGTGCGATCCGCTTCAATCAGAGCGCTGAACTGATCGGAGCAGCCGTTGTACCCACTTCGATCGCCTCGGCAGAAGTTCAGCTCAGGATCATGCAGGATTTCCGCAGTACAGTCTTGGCTTCTACTCCCTCCTTTGCCCTGCATATCATAGAAACCATGAAAAGGAAGAGGATCGATCCCCAAACTTTATCCCTGAAGATTGGCCTTCTCGGGGCAGAGCCCTGGTCGGAAAGCGTTCGCCAGGTTATCGAGGAGAACCTCAACATCAAGGCCTATGACATTTATGGCGTCATGGAACTGGTCGAACCCGGCGTTGCCGGTGAATGTTCGGCCAGGGCGGGCCTACATATTTTCGAAGACCATTTTTTTGCGGAAGTCATCGACCCACGCACCGGACAAGCCCTGAGTGCTGGCCGGGAAGGAGAACTTGTCCTCACCACCCTGACAACGAATGCCTATCCTCTTTTACGCTACCGGACGAGCGATGTGACTGCGCTCCATTACGATCGCTGCTCTTGCGGCCGCACAATGGTCAGAATGGATCGGGTTATCAAAAGAACCGACCAAATGGTATCTGTGCGCGGAATCAACGTCTTCCCGGAGAAGATCGAAGAGGTATTAGCTGGTATTGATGGGGTCGGGCCCGGTTATTCCATGGAGGTGGCCGAGAAAAAAGGAATGAACGATCGGCTGAAAGTGCTCGTGGAAGCCTCGCCAGAGATTTTAGTCTCCAAGGAAGAAAGAAAGACGGCCCTGCAAGAGGCCGTTCAATTAGCCCTACGCCGGGCCATAGGCCTGAGGGTGGAAGTGGAAATTGTAGCCAAAGACAGGGTGTTGGGGGTTGGGTGGAGGGGGTAGATTTGAAGTGTACAGTTTTGAGTGTTGCGGGTTACGAGTTGCGAGTTATAGGTTCTGCGCGCCTTGCGCTCTGGGCTTTGCGTTTTTCGCCTTGCGCCTACATTACTTTGGAGTTGAGCAAACATGACCAAAACATTCATGCCGGCTATTAAGTCGGAAGAAGCGTTGATGCAGTTGCAGCTTGATGGCTTGAAATGGACGGTCAAGCACGCCTTCCAAGGATCTTCCTTTTACCAAAAGAGGATGAAGGAAACAGGAGTCCATCCCCCGGATATTCAAAATATGGAAGATATTCAAAAACTCCCTTTTACCACTGCCGATGACCTGCGGGAAGGCTACCCCTTCCCGCTTCTTGCGGTTCCCCTCGAACAAGTGGTCCGCATCCATGCTTCCTCCGGAACGACCGGAAAAAGAAAAATCCTTTGCTACACGGAAAAAGACCTGCAGGACTGGAGTGATATGTTCGCCCGTTGTTATGAAATGGCCGGCCTGAGCCAAGCGGACAGGGTGCAGATTGCCGTCGGCTACGGCCTCTGGACCGCAGGGGTAGGCTTCCAATTGGGGGTCGAACGCTTGGGGGCCATGGCCGTTCCGGTTGGGCCCGGCAACCTCGATATGCATTGCGAGATCATGGTCGATCTCCAAACGACGGTCTTCTGCTGCACCGCTTCCATGGGCCTGCTCATGGCCGAGGAGGTAAAACGGCGCGGCCTCAGGGATAAGATTTCCCTGCGCAAGGTCATTTTCGGCGCCGAGCGCCACAGCGAGGCCATGCGCCGGAATATGAAAGAGAACCTTGGCGTGGAAGATACTTTTGACATCCCCGGCTTGACCGAACTTTATGGCCCGGGAACAGGATTAGAATGCCCGGCCCATGAAGGGATTCATTACTGGGCGGATTATTATATCCTGGAAATCATCGACCCGGAAACCCTCAGACCTTTGCCATCCGGAGAAGTGGGAGAAATGGTGGTCACTACCCTGCGCAAGGAAGCCGCTCCCCTGATTCGCTACCGCACCCGGGACCTCACCCGTCTGGTTCCCGGAAGATGTTCTTGCGGGAACATTCTCCCCCGGCACGACAAAATCCTCGGGCGTTCGGACGATATGTTCATTATTCGCGGAGTGAACATCTACCCGGGACAAATCGACCATCTTCTTTCCCAAGTCCCCCAGGTGGGCAGTGAGTTTCAGGTTTTTTTGGAACGGGGGACAGATGGCAAAGATTATATGACTGTAAAAGTGGAACGGGCGGAGGGCGTGGATCCCCAAGAAGACCGGGTACTGGCTGCGAAACTGGAATATCTTCTCGGCCATCAGCTCCTGGTCAGCGGAAAGGTTGAGGTGGTCGCCTTCCAAAGTCTTCCGCGCACCGAAAGGAAGTCGCAACGGGTCTTTGATAAAAGATAAGAATAATTTTGCCGCAGAGGTCGCGAGAACGCAGAGGTAAACAATATTTTTAAATCTAACCAGCAAAAAAACTTTGAGAGTTTGGATATTTGATTTTCAATCTTCTCTGCGCTCTCAGCGTGCTCTGCGGTGAATTCTAAAAAAAAGGAGGAAAAGTTATGAAAAAATGTTTGCCAGTCGTTTGTTTGTTTCTGACATTTTGTGTCGCAGGGGGGTTAGCTTGGGCGGCTGACCCAATTAAACTGGGGGCTTTCTTCGACCTCACCGGCGCAGGGTCAGCTATCGGCACCCCAACAAAGCTGGTCGCAGAGATGGTCGTGAAAAAAATTAATGGAGAAGGCGGGATCAATGGGCGGCCTCTGCAACTGGTAATTGCCGATGACGAGGGAGACCCAACCAAAGCAGCGATCATCGCCAAGAAATTCATTGAGTCAGACAAGGTTGTGGCTATCATCGGCCCAACCAGGACTGATACGGGGATGGCCGCCAAGCCAATCATTGAGCAGATGAAAGTTCCCACCTTCATGTGTGTGGGCGGGGATCCTGTGGTCACGGTTCCGCCATTCAAGTGGACATTCAAATCTCCTCAGAGAACATCGGTGGCCGTAAAGAAGACCTACGATTACCTGAAAAGAAAGGGAATCCAGAATATTGCCATTATTACTTCCGCCGATGGTTTCGGCCGCGATGGAAAGAATTGGTTGGAAAAGCTGGCCGTGGAATACGGCCTGAAAATCATCACCGGGGAATCCTTCCAGGCCACGGATAATGACATGACCACCCAGTTGATCAAAATCAAGGCCGCTTCCCCCGAAGCCATCATCTGTTGGACGATCGGAAAAGCCGGGTCCATTGTGGCCAAAAATGTCAAACAGCTGGGCATTCAAGTTCCACTTTTCCAGTGCCATGGGTTGCCCGACCCCATTTATATCAAGTTAGCTGGCGAAGCATCGGAAGGGAATATCATGCCCGCGACGAAATTGATGGTTGCCTCCCAGCTTCCCAATTCTGACCCACAGAAAAAAGTCATCCTGGAATTCATTCGCCTGTACAAAGACGTCTATCAATACGAACGGCAGTTCCCCATTAACACTCATTCGGGATATGCCTGGGACGCAATTTACATCTTGGCCAACGCCATGAAAAAAGCCGGGACCAACAACGAAAAACTGCGAGAGGCGATTGAAAAGACCAAAGGCTATATCGGGGTTAGCGGCATCTACAACCTTACCCCTGAAGATCATAATGGCCTGGGGTTGGATTCGATGGTCATCGTCCAGATCGTCAAGGGCGAGTGGAAAATGCTGGAATAAATGCGGATTGCGGAATTATTAGGACGCAGATTTGCGCAGAAAAAGCCGCTTAAAATTTATTTAAAATTCAGATCCTGAAAATCTGTTTTGATCTGCGTCCAATAAATTTAAAAAATGAAAAGGAGGGAACAATGGAAGAAAGAAAGACTTATTTGAGTGAAGCAGAAATGCCCCGGCAATGGTACAACATTCAGCCTGACCTACCCAAACCCCTGCCTCCTCCCCTGCATCCGGGAACGAAGCAACCCTTAGGACCTCAGGATTTGGCTCCCATCTTTCCCATGGGTTTGATCGAACAGGAGGTCAGCCAGCAGCGCTGGATTGACATCCCTGAAGAGGTCCTTTCCATTTATAAACTCTGGAGGCCAACGCCCCTTTGCCGGGCGAAAAGGCTGGAAGAAGCGTTAAAAACTCCGGCGCGCATCTATTATAAAAACGAAAGCGTAAGCCCGGCCGGAAGCCATAAGCCGAATACTGCCGTGGCTCAGGCTTACTACAATAAAAAAGAGGGCGTCAAGCGCCTGACCACCGAAACGGGTGCGGGCCAGTGGGGAAGCGCCTTGGCTTTTGGGTGCAACCTTTTCGGGATGGAATGCCGGGTGTACATGGTCAAAGTCAGCTATCAGCAGAAACCCTACCGCCGCATGCTCATGGAAACCTGGGGAGCCGCAGTGACTCCCAGTCCCAGCGATAAAACCGAGGCCGGCAAGAAAATCCTGGCCAAGGATCCCAATTCTCCAGGAAGTCTGGGCATCGCTATCAGCGAAGCCGTAGAGGATGCCGTGAAGCGGGAAGATAGCCGGTATTCTCTGGGCAGCGTGCTCAACCATGTGATTCTCCATCAGACCATCGTGGGTCTGGAGACCAAGGCCCAGTTGAAAAAGATCGGCGCAGATCCGGATATTTTGATTGGATGTGTGGGAGGAGGCAGCAATTTTTCCGGCTTCAGTTTTCCTTTCTTCCCCGAAAAAAAGGAAGGGAAAAAAATCCGTTTCATCGCCGTGGAACCAACGGCTTGCCCGACTTTGACCAAGGGGCTCTATCGGTACGATTATGGGGATACGGCGGAGATCGCCCCGATCGTAAAAATGTACACCCTGGGGCATAATTTTATACCTCCGGGAATTCACGCCGGCGGATTGCGTTACCACGGAGCTGCCCCGCTTCTTTGCCTGCTTTATGATGAAGGTTTCGTCGAAGCCGTGGCTTACCATCAGAACCCCGTCTTCGAAGCAGCCATGCTCTTTGCCCGCACGGAAGGAACCATCCCGGCTCCGGAAACAGCCCACGCCATCAAAGCAGTCATCGATGAAGCCATAAAGTGCAAAGAGCGCAAAGAGGAGAAGGTCATCGTCTTCAATTTCAGCGGCCACGGCCATTTCGACCTTTCGGCCTATGACTCGTTTCTATCTAAGAAATTGGAGGATTTCGAATACCCGGAAGAGAAAATTAAAGAGGCGCTGAAAGACCTGCCGAAAGTATAATTCAAAGGGCTTAAGGCGCAAGGTACAAGCCCCCAACACCCTTGTACCCTGCGCTTTATGCGGTAGGAGCGGTCACTGGCCACCTGGGAAGGGCCATAGCCGTATGGGGGCAGCTGGTAGAGCAGCAGGCGGATTAAAGAATTTGTAACCTTCCGCCGCCGTAAGGCCACGTGGCGGGTTGCCCCCGGGGAAGAAATAGTAGAGGGGATCATACGCGAAATTTTTCAGAAGGGATATAAATCCGTAAAATCTGCACAATAAGTAATGGTAGGCATGAACAAACCCAACTCTTGAGTCCGGGATAATAGCTCCTGATAATCTCCGGACTCCACCTTTTTTCTGACCCTTTCCAGGTCTTCCGGGGGAGGAACCTTCTTTAAGCTACAGTATCCCCACTCCACGACCAAATCGGTTTCGAAGCTCTTCTCGAAATGCTGACAATAACTGCAGTGAGGCGAGGCGAAGTCGTGCATACCTATCTCCGAGCTCATCGTCCTCAGTCCCCTCGCTCTTTCCCCCAATCACATGGGGAAGGGACTGGGGTTTCTCCCAGCAAAACCCTGGCGATCCTTCGGATGCTCTCCCTGGCT
Protein-coding sequences here:
- a CDS encoding ABC transporter ATP-binding protein, with the translated sequence MLKIKNIDAFFGKIQVLRRVSLHVEAGEIVSLIGANGAGKTTLLNVISGLHPSRNGSRVFLDVETRGLKPEKIVALGILQVPETEKVFNPLTVLENLELGAYLRSQDRGQLMEEMEQVYQLFPILRDRKDQLAGTLSGGERQMLALGKALMGQPKLLMLDEPSLGLAPTVVSEIFRIIQSLNKRGITILLVEQNAKEALRICRRAYVLDTGRILLTGTGEELLNNEEVKRAFLGKDYKGKWER
- a CDS encoding phenylacetate--CoA ligase codes for the protein MTKTFMPAIKSEEALMQLQLDGLKWTVKHAFQGSSFYQKRMKETGVHPPDIQNMEDIQKLPFTTADDLREGYPFPLLAVPLEQVVRIHASSGTTGKRKILCYTEKDLQDWSDMFARCYEMAGLSQADRVQIAVGYGLWTAGVGFQLGVERLGAMAVPVGPGNLDMHCEIMVDLQTTVFCCTASMGLLMAEEVKRRGLRDKISLRKVIFGAERHSEAMRRNMKENLGVEDTFDIPGLTELYGPGTGLECPAHEGIHYWADYYILEIIDPETLRPLPSGEVGEMVVTTLRKEAAPLIRYRTRDLTRLVPGRCSCGNILPRHDKILGRSDDMFIIRGVNIYPGQIDHLLSQVPQVGSEFQVFLERGTDGKDYMTVKVERAEGVDPQEDRVLAAKLEYLLGHQLLVSGKVEVVAFQSLPRTERKSQRVFDKR
- a CDS encoding phenylacetate--CoA ligase, which translates into the protein MPIFNPDVETRERKELLEFQNERLQIVVNQTYSRVDFYRKKFDEARVNPDDIKNLEDLKRIPFTTRKDLMDNYPYGMFAVPLRDVVRLQFPMGLYGNPIVIGYTRQDLKIWRELVARIMVGIGITEHDIIQVAFNYGLFFGAIRFNQSAELIGAAVVPTSIASAEVQLRIMQDFRSTVLASTPSFALHIIETMKRKRIDPQTLSLKIGLLGAEPWSESVRQVIEENLNIKAYDIYGVMELVEPGVAGECSARAGLHIFEDHFFAEVIDPRTGQALSAGREGELVLTTLTTNAYPLLRYRTSDVTALHYDRCSCGRTMVRMDRVIKRTDQMVSVRGINVFPEKIEEVLAGIDGVGPGYSMEVAEKKGMNDRLKVLVEASPEILVSKEERKTALQEAVQLALRRAIGLRVEVEIVAKDRVLGVGWRG
- a CDS encoding 2-oxoacid:acceptor oxidoreductase family protein, yielding MNMQIAITGRGGQGVLFLTRILAECALRLGVEVIASETHGMAIRGGSVISTLKVGSYRGPLIRSGQADLILALDEGSVDTYAHLLAPHGALILNTPRSSSSPAIDATGMAAGIGSPLMANLILLGFALKFKKLFCDYSLAESVTKAISPERFREANLNALQLGYSASDPEGDG
- the iorA gene encoding indolepyruvate ferredoxin oxidoreductase subunit alpha, whose translation is MKKILLGNEAIARGLLENGCSFAASYPGTPASEILSSFLQMAKAEKTPAIGEWSINEKVAYETALSVSYAGGRAAVSMKQVGLNVACDPLMSSAYTGVKGGFLVISADDPGPHSSQTEQDSRMMAMMAKIPVLDPSTPQEAKEMIRVAYQISEEFEIPVMLRPTTRICHSRQGMALEAIPAPSLASGFSKDPQRWAATPRYRYTLHHQLNQKIEAIAAKFGEDSYQRILGSSNARQCIISSGVALAHTYDTLKELNLEDQIALYQVKMPYPLQVQTILDELVPFEKILVIEETSPVIELQLAMRGRIKGRLDGSIPPQGELIPDVLVQSISNFAQIPEEKKAPIPGKARRPTLCPGCPHRAAFYAIRQALPQGIYPSDIGCYTLGLNLGAVDTVLCMGAAISQAAGLYHAYRMKGEVPPIVATIGDSTFYHAGIPALINAVHNGAKFILLILDNFTTAMTGNQPTPGLELLADGRRGKAVAIEDLVRASGVPSLTIIDPYQLEEITRAIKEADKVTRSENGGISVIISRHPCLMTPGAGKKQQSYGMQITEDCIACEICFRDFECPAIGLDQESGRARIDPNLCSGCGVCAQVCPQEAIKRI
- a CDS encoding branched-chain amino acid ABC transporter permease yields the protein MTLSLQLFQFILSGLTTGSTYALIAIGFSLIHNATGIVNFAQGEFVMLGGMFMITFYSFLKLPMLPAFILTVFSVAAVGLLLEIGPIRRAKSKEILILVMITVGASISIKGLSMILWGKNPMTLPPFSGEAPLFFYGAVIMPQSIWIFGITVGVVFALNYFFKRTMTGKAMRAVAASRRSAMLTGIPVDRMILLSFTLSGALGAVAGMILTPITTTSYDVGVMLGLKGFSAAILGGYGSMPGAVAGGLLLGVFESLGAGLISSEYKDAVAFLVLLIILFLKPSGILGRGRLRRV
- a CDS encoding branched-chain amino acid ABC transporter permease, translating into MGTKNKIYLLIFTLIILTIPAALQNNYHLMVLNVAALNIIVVIGLNLLIGYAGQISLGHAAFFGLGAYLSAIFTVTFGLPLWPAIILAMAITGMIAFAIGIPTLKLEGHYLVMATLGFNIIIYIVMIQLETVTGGPSGFAGIPRLKIAGFVFDSDLKIYYLLWAVSSGVLLLALNLIHSRVGRAMAALSHNEIAARCAGIDTENYKVKIFVISAALASLAGSLYAHYLTFISPGTFSFFYSIQVVTMVLIGGIGSLWGSVLGAILLTILPEILHAAKEYNVLIYGIILMVVLIFFPQGLFPGIARVFQKRKMDGQAEF
- a CDS encoding ABC transporter ATP-binding protein, whose product is MAKRNFKILQFTNRLLMLEKALPEDKTILEIREITLRFGGLEALNGLSFSIASHQIVSIIGPNGAGKTTLLNAISGVYPLDSGEIFFRGMPISRLKSFQIAALGVNRTFQQAQLFSNMTVLENVMVGMHPRTKSGFLGGMLHLADERREEKKIQEKAKTLLNFFGLLAKADWMAGHISIAEQKRLEICRAMAGEPELLLLDEPVAGLNIRETEAMGDLIIQLKKTGQTIILVEHNMHLVMGISDWLIVLHHGSKIGEGHPEEMQKDIRVVEAYLGA